A genomic stretch from Bradyrhizobium sp. 195 includes:
- a CDS encoding YVTN family beta-propeller repeat protein, with product MALATTAAPAHAFIAYVSNEKSNTVTVIDTDSWTVTKTIKVGQRPRGIDFTRDGKFVMVAVGDDDTIQVIDAKTQSVVDSLPSGPDPELFAQDAAGKILYVANENDNTVTVIDLEKRTRLGDIQVGVEPEGMTISPDGKTLINTSETTNMAHFIDTSSRQIVANVLVDARPRFAEFKHDSSEVWVSSEIGGTVSVIDPKKHEVIGKVTFEIPGLRKEAIQPVGIGMTKDDKTAFIALGPANRIAVVDVASRKVTKYLLVGQRVWHMAFTPDEKYLLTTNGVSNDVSVIDVAAQKVIKTIQVGELPWGITIAP from the coding sequence ATGGCTCTGGCGACAACCGCAGCGCCCGCGCATGCGTTCATCGCCTATGTCTCGAACGAGAAGAGCAATACGGTGACGGTGATCGACACCGACAGCTGGACCGTGACCAAGACCATCAAGGTCGGCCAGCGCCCGCGCGGCATCGATTTCACACGGGACGGCAAGTTCGTGATGGTCGCGGTCGGCGACGACGACACCATTCAGGTGATCGACGCCAAGACGCAGAGCGTGGTGGACAGCCTGCCCTCCGGACCCGACCCGGAATTGTTCGCCCAGGATGCCGCCGGCAAGATCCTCTACGTCGCCAACGAGAACGACAACACGGTGACCGTGATCGACCTCGAGAAGCGCACGCGGCTCGGCGACATCCAGGTCGGCGTCGAGCCCGAGGGCATGACCATCAGCCCCGACGGCAAGACGCTGATCAACACCTCGGAAACGACCAACATGGCGCATTTCATCGACACCTCGTCGCGCCAGATCGTCGCCAACGTGCTGGTCGATGCGCGGCCGCGCTTTGCCGAGTTCAAGCACGATTCTTCGGAAGTGTGGGTGTCCTCCGAGATCGGCGGCACCGTCTCGGTGATCGACCCGAAAAAGCACGAGGTGATCGGCAAGGTCACGTTCGAGATTCCTGGCCTGCGGAAAGAGGCGATCCAGCCGGTCGGCATCGGCATGACCAAGGACGACAAGACCGCCTTCATCGCCCTCGGGCCGGCCAACCGCATCGCCGTGGTCGATGTCGCCTCGCGCAAGGTGACGAAATATCTCCTGGTCGGCCAGCGGGTCTGGCACATGGCGTTCACGCCCGATGAAAAATATCTGCTGACCACCAACGGCGTATCGAACGACGTTTCGGTCATCGACGTCGCCGCGCAAAAGGTGATCAAGACCATTCAGGTCGGCGAACTGCCCTGGGGCATCACGATCGCGCCATGA
- a CDS encoding ABC transporter substrate-binding protein: MIRWLAGLIGFGLAATSALAAEPALIGVGYLGVAGTRSTLSLVDQPAENDGLAGARLAIEDNNTTGKFLGQRFALEERRIKEGEDPVQAATALAEKNGFIIADLPADALLKVSDALRERGTLLFNTGAIDERLREADCRANVIHTAPTRAMLADALGQYLVWKKWSRWLLVVGSHDEDKLFAEALRRTATRFGAKIVQEKTFEDKGGARRTDSGVTLIQRQMPVFTQGAPAYDVLVAADESEVFAAYLPYRTWDPRPVAGSAGLVPRSWDAAQDQWGAIQMQNRFMKLNSRRMTALDMQAWTAARMIGEATSRTNSGDVKKVTDFIKGPDFSVAAFKGTRLTLRDWNWQLRQPILLVDGRMVVSVSPQEGFLHQVSELDTLGYDRPESKCKLK; encoded by the coding sequence ATGATCCGATGGTTGGCCGGTCTGATCGGCTTTGGTCTCGCTGCGACGAGCGCGCTCGCGGCGGAGCCTGCCCTGATCGGCGTCGGCTATCTCGGCGTCGCCGGTACCAGATCGACGCTGTCGCTGGTCGATCAGCCCGCGGAGAATGACGGCCTCGCCGGCGCGCGCCTCGCGATCGAGGACAACAACACCACCGGGAAATTTCTGGGTCAGCGCTTTGCCCTGGAAGAGCGCCGCATCAAGGAAGGCGAGGATCCGGTGCAGGCCGCGACCGCGCTCGCGGAGAAGAACGGCTTCATCATCGCTGACCTGCCCGCCGATGCGCTGCTGAAAGTCTCGGACGCCCTGCGCGAGCGCGGCACGTTGCTGTTCAATACGGGCGCGATCGACGAGCGGCTGCGCGAGGCCGATTGCCGCGCCAATGTCATCCACACCGCGCCGACGCGCGCGATGCTGGCCGATGCGCTCGGGCAATATCTCGTTTGGAAGAAGTGGTCACGCTGGCTGCTGGTGGTCGGCTCGCATGACGAGGACAAGCTGTTCGCCGAAGCACTGAGGCGCACCGCCACGCGGTTCGGCGCCAAGATCGTGCAGGAGAAGACTTTCGAGGACAAAGGCGGCGCGCGACGCACCGACAGCGGCGTCACGCTGATCCAGCGCCAGATGCCGGTGTTCACGCAAGGCGCACCCGCTTACGACGTGCTGGTCGCCGCCGACGAGAGCGAGGTATTCGCGGCCTATCTGCCCTACCGCACCTGGGATCCACGGCCCGTTGCGGGCTCGGCCGGGCTCGTGCCGCGCAGCTGGGACGCGGCACAGGACCAGTGGGGCGCGATCCAGATGCAGAACCGCTTCATGAAGCTGAATTCGCGGCGCATGACCGCGCTCGACATGCAGGCCTGGACCGCCGCCCGAATGATCGGCGAAGCCACCTCGCGCACCAATTCCGGCGACGTCAAGAAGGTGACGGACTTCATCAAGGGCCCGGACTTCTCGGTCGCCGCCTTCAAGGGCACGCGATTGACCTTACGCGACTGGAATTGGCAGCTGCGTCAGCCGATCCTGCTGGTCGACGGCCGCATGGTGGTGTCGGTGTCGCCGCAGGAGGGATTCCTGCACCAGGTCTCCGAGCTCGACACGCTGGGCTATGATCGTCCGGAGAGCAAATGCAAGTTGAAATGA